The proteins below come from a single Chryseobacterium sp. MA9 genomic window:
- a CDS encoding peptide deformylase, with the protein MNKLPILLIFFIGLINAQKLTSNEISVINQGDPNTALPIYQTTDTNQHKTLLSISLEADPLDPNTAVLVKRMKESLLSTDGGVGIAAPQVGINRKIIWVQRFDKEGTPLEYFINPVIVWRSDLQNLGPEGDLSIPDFRDQFYRSKVIQLEYVDLKGQKYSEIVEGFTAVIFQHEIDHLFGVLISDKKEKEKNDSYKKVDAYQKSDVNKDRR; encoded by the coding sequence ATGAATAAATTACCCATACTGCTGATCTTTTTTATCGGACTGATCAATGCCCAGAAACTCACTTCCAATGAAATTTCAGTAATCAATCAAGGTGATCCAAATACTGCATTGCCAATCTATCAGACTACAGATACCAATCAGCATAAAACATTGCTGAGCATTTCTTTAGAAGCAGATCCTCTTGACCCGAACACAGCTGTTCTGGTAAAAAGAATGAAAGAATCCCTTCTGTCAACAGATGGTGGAGTAGGAATTGCAGCACCTCAGGTGGGAATCAACAGAAAAATTATCTGGGTGCAGCGTTTTGACAAAGAAGGAACCCCGCTGGAATACTTCATCAATCCGGTCATTGTATGGCGTTCCGATCTGCAGAATCTTGGGCCTGAAGGAGATCTTTCTATTCCTGATTTCAGAGATCAGTTTTACAGAAGTAAAGTAATCCAGTTAGAATATGTTGATTTGAAAGGACAGAAATATTCAGAAATAGTAGAAGGATTTACAGCCGTTATTTTCCAGCATGAGATCGACCATCTTTTCGGAGTTTTGATTTCTGATAAAAAAGAAAAAGAAAAAAATGATTCTTATAAAAAAGTGGATGCTTATCAGAAAAGTGACGTAAATAAAGACAGAAGATAA
- a CDS encoding ChaN family lipoprotein, whose protein sequence is MKNIFIAILLAGFCSLKAQDFKAYQFYDKKGKEVKTEKLVKELADYDVVFFGENHNSSINHWLQLKITEALFAKKNGQLILGAEMFERDNQAQLNQYLNGKLDAKTFKDSARLWNNYATDYKPLVDFAKNKKLNFIGTNIPRKYASQTAKEGLESLNKLSEKEKTYIAQLPIKVTLDTPGYPEMKAMMGDHAEGTKVMNFISAQATKDATMAESILKNYQAGKTFIHYNGNYHSKEFGGIYWYIKQKNPNLKMAVISVFESEDPELKVPAKEYIPTDFNLIIPADMTKTF, encoded by the coding sequence ATGAAAAATATTTTCATAGCGATACTGCTTGCCGGTTTCTGTTCTTTGAAAGCACAGGACTTTAAAGCTTACCAGTTTTATGATAAAAAAGGAAAGGAAGTAAAAACGGAAAAACTGGTGAAAGAACTGGCCGATTATGATGTGGTCTTTTTTGGTGAAAACCATAACAGTTCTATCAATCATTGGCTTCAGCTTAAAATAACAGAAGCTCTGTTTGCCAAAAAGAATGGACAGCTTATTTTAGGAGCTGAAATGTTTGAAAGAGACAATCAGGCTCAGCTGAATCAATATCTGAATGGGAAATTGGATGCTAAAACATTCAAAGACTCCGCACGTTTATGGAACAACTATGCAACGGATTACAAACCTTTGGTAGATTTTGCTAAAAATAAAAAACTGAATTTTATTGGCACTAATATTCCAAGGAAATATGCCTCTCAAACTGCTAAGGAAGGCCTTGAATCCCTGAATAAATTAAGTGAAAAAGAGAAAACTTATATTGCTCAGTTACCTATAAAAGTTACGTTAGACACTCCGGGATATCCGGAAATGAAAGCGATGATGGGTGATCATGCAGAAGGGACAAAAGTGATGAATTTTATTTCAGCCCAAGCAACAAAAGATGCTACAATGGCTGAGTCTATTCTGAAAAATTACCAGGCCGGAAAAACATTTATCCATTACAATGGAAACTATCACAGCAAAGAGTTTGGTGGAATCTATTGGTATATAAAACAGAAAAATCCTAATTTGAAAATGGCGGTGATCTCAGTTTTTGAATCAGAAGATCCTGAACTGAAAGTGCCAGCTAAAGAGTATATTCCAACAGATTTTAATCTGATTATTCCTGCGGATATGACAAAGACCTTTTAA